The following are from one region of the Actinopolyspora halophila DSM 43834 genome:
- a CDS encoding peroxiredoxin translates to MTLEVGATAPDFTLPDYNKEKVSLSDFRGDKNVLLVFYPFAFSGVCQGELCQVRDELSDFQNDRVQVVGVSVDSSFALKAWAEQEGYTFPLLSDFWPHGEVSKAYGVFNEQAGMANRGTFLVDTEGKVRFAEMNQPGEPRDQDAWKKALAELSA, encoded by the coding sequence ATGACGCTAGAGGTCGGTGCCACAGCGCCGGACTTCACGCTGCCGGATTACAACAAGGAGAAGGTGTCGCTGTCCGACTTCCGGGGCGACAAGAACGTTCTCCTGGTCTTCTACCCGTTCGCCTTCAGTGGTGTGTGCCAGGGTGAGCTCTGCCAGGTCCGCGACGAGCTCAGCGACTTCCAGAACGACCGGGTGCAGGTCGTCGGGGTTTCGGTCGACTCCTCGTTCGCGCTCAAGGCGTGGGCGGAGCAGGAGGGCTACACCTTCCCGCTGCTCTCCGACTTCTGGCCGCACGGCGAGGTCTCCAAGGCCTACGGCGTGTTCAACGAGCAGGCCGGGATGGCCAACCGGGGGACCTTCCTCGTCGACACCGAGGGCAAGGTCCGGTTCGCCGAGATGAACCAGCCCGGCGAGCCTCGTGACCAGGACGCTTGGAAGAAGGCGCTCGCGGAGCTGTCCGCGTGA
- a CDS encoding DUF3052 domain-containing protein, whose translation MVAAEDAGRNETDVAEKLDIEPDMVVQEIGWDEDVDDTVREAIEQRCGGELLDEDADEVVDVVLLWWRDEDGDLTDTLLDIMTPLAEEGVIWVFTPKTGREGHVEPSDIAEAASTSNLAQTSNLSLGEEWTATRLAYRKPAKTKK comes from the coding sequence GTGGTCGCCGCGGAAGACGCCGGCAGGAACGAAACCGACGTCGCCGAAAAGCTCGATATCGAGCCAGACATGGTGGTACAGGAAATCGGCTGGGACGAGGATGTCGATGACACCGTCCGAGAAGCGATCGAGCAGCGTTGCGGAGGCGAGCTGCTCGATGAGGATGCCGACGAAGTGGTCGATGTCGTCTTGCTGTGGTGGCGTGACGAAGACGGCGACCTGACGGACACACTTCTCGACATCATGACGCCGCTGGCCGAGGAGGGTGTCATCTGGGTGTTTACTCCCAAGACGGGGCGTGAGGGACACGTGGAACCCAGTGACATCGCCGAGGCAGCCTCCACGTCCAATCTTGCCCAGACTTCCAACCTCAGCCTCGGCGAGGAGTGGACCGCAACCAGGTTGGCTTACCGCAAACCGGCGAAGACCAAGAAGTGA